A section of the Dehalobacter sp. DCM genome encodes:
- a CDS encoding PucR family transcriptional regulator yields the protein MEDQLHALLSTYSMRLMKTLSKENSLQSLVELGTEMLGNPLTVTDIVTKVIAQTATTHVTDDPVWNTLNSEKYFDFETFSYYAKNRLGEETEKHDKPFYWSDPYCKYRRLMNKITIGGKTLATIAVCAHNRDFKKEDEAILSLLCDAFAIELQKDKYYQFSQGLLHQGFLQDLIDGKYTDERLIIERMKVLNLNFKSKFFVISLDTQYFNTTSATLPYMRDTVESKLVNAKAVIYNNNVVILASCENEMHFLEIQLNSLKEILKKNNMQVGVSRSFTHITEVKDHYLESVEAIRLGNILNKEHYFYRYENYILYDLISNYSRTDKCRRLIHHALIKLIEYDKENGTDYVQSLYNYIYYFKNIKDSAEALNIHRNTMFHRVEKIERLLNVDLNDTDVVFQLYLSYKILEYCKNSAT from the coding sequence ATGGAAGACCAGCTTCACGCCCTTCTTTCTACCTATTCAATGAGACTCATGAAGACTCTCAGTAAAGAAAACAGTCTCCAATCGCTTGTCGAGCTTGGTACTGAAATGCTTGGTAATCCACTTACCGTGACCGATATTGTCACAAAAGTCATCGCTCAGACTGCGACCACCCATGTGACCGATGACCCTGTTTGGAACACGCTGAACAGCGAAAAGTACTTTGACTTTGAAACTTTCTCCTATTATGCTAAGAATCGACTTGGCGAAGAAACAGAGAAGCACGATAAACCTTTTTATTGGTCTGATCCTTACTGCAAGTATCGCAGGCTCATGAACAAAATAACCATTGGCGGGAAAACCCTAGCGACCATCGCCGTCTGTGCCCACAATCGTGATTTTAAAAAAGAAGATGAGGCAATTCTCTCACTCCTGTGTGATGCTTTTGCTATTGAACTGCAGAAAGATAAATACTATCAGTTTTCTCAAGGACTGCTCCATCAGGGTTTTTTACAAGATCTCATCGACGGAAAGTATACCGATGAGCGTCTGATTATTGAGCGCATGAAGGTTTTGAACCTGAATTTCAAGAGCAAGTTTTTTGTGATCAGCCTGGATACTCAGTATTTCAATACGACCAGTGCTACCCTGCCTTATATGCGGGATACTGTCGAGAGTAAACTGGTCAACGCCAAAGCAGTTATTTATAATAACAATGTTGTCATACTAGCTAGCTGTGAAAACGAAATGCATTTTTTAGAGATTCAGTTAAACAGTTTGAAAGAAATTCTGAAAAAGAACAACATGCAGGTAGGCGTCAGCCGCTCTTTTACCCATATTACCGAAGTTAAAGATCACTATCTGGAGTCTGTTGAAGCCATCCGTTTAGGTAATATTCTAAATAAAGAGCATTATTTCTACCGGTATGAAAATTATATTCTTTATGACCTTATCAGCAATTATTCCCGTACAGATAAATGCAGACGGTTAATTCATCACGCGTTGATTAAGCTCATTGAGTACGATAAAGAAAACGGCACGGATTACGTGCAAAGTTTATACAACTATATTTACTACTTTAAAAATATTAAAGATTCGGCTGAAGCTTTAAATATTCATCGCAATACCATGTTTCACCGGGTTGAAAAAATCGAACGGTTATTAAATGTCGATTTGAATGATACGGATGTTGTATTCCAACTCTATCTTTCCTATAAGATATTAGAGTATTGTAAGAATTCAGCGACCTAA
- a CDS encoding polysaccharide deacetylase family protein, with product MPGILGYLALIILIMFLVYILIPELLVHFFGIGSWKRQYTPGVSLTFDDGPDPRYTTRFLEILHEQQVQATFFLVAEKAKKHPELVRMILEGGHTIGSHGYYHRHAWAMLPWQSWHLWNKALAELKKLTGHEPDYVRAPWGGVNLVFLLWCKIKKKKLIGWSADGRDWCVERTPERIVDRIADLVNEGTIILLHDSGGDEGAPNNTAAALPELCTRIRKKIKLPIVPLVFPTWPLSKRISFRIWEKWEHLYARKRHVNRIDDTNIFRLAIVTYHGPSLYNEKGDCLATQGDLVGELHFDNIRLQGFGTNVGKIGFNALKQARLSFPVLVRYIAAHPEYNEIKVFVGVTLINRGVQGLGFSVAEYPNENAGFVGFMQRIIYRIYNPAGLHASDKLGSKPKVVWISKEKLFERYL from the coding sequence ATGCCCGGTATTCTGGGGTATCTTGCTCTGATCATTCTGATTATGTTCCTTGTTTATATACTCATTCCAGAATTGCTTGTGCATTTTTTCGGTATCGGTTCCTGGAAACGTCAATACACGCCAGGGGTTTCTCTGACCTTTGATGACGGACCCGATCCCCGTTATACGACTCGCTTTTTAGAAATACTCCATGAACAGCAGGTTCAGGCTACCTTTTTTCTGGTTGCTGAGAAAGCTAAAAAACACCCTGAACTTGTCCGGATGATTCTTGAAGGCGGTCATACCATTGGTTCTCACGGCTATTACCACCGACATGCTTGGGCAATGCTGCCATGGCAATCCTGGCATTTATGGAATAAAGCACTGGCTGAGCTGAAAAAACTAACAGGTCACGAACCGGACTATGTCAGAGCTCCCTGGGGCGGCGTCAATCTGGTTTTTTTGCTTTGGTGCAAGATTAAAAAGAAAAAACTGATAGGTTGGTCAGCAGATGGCCGCGATTGGTGCGTCGAGAGGACGCCGGAAAGGATCGTTGACCGGATCGCCGATTTGGTTAATGAAGGTACAATCATTCTCTTGCATGACAGCGGCGGAGATGAAGGTGCACCAAATAATACGGCAGCCGCCTTACCCGAGCTTTGCACGAGAATCAGAAAAAAAATTAAACTTCCTATCGTACCGCTTGTCTTCCCCACTTGGCCTCTTTCCAAACGGATTAGTTTTCGAATTTGGGAAAAGTGGGAACACCTCTATGCACGAAAGCGACATGTCAACCGGATCGATGATACGAATATTTTTAGGCTGGCAATCGTTACTTACCACGGCCCGAGTCTTTATAACGAAAAAGGCGACTGTCTCGCAACACAGGGTGACTTGGTCGGGGAACTTCATTTTGATAATATTCGGCTGCAAGGGTTTGGCACCAATGTTGGAAAGATTGGCTTCAACGCTTTAAAACAGGCGCGTCTATCTTTCCCTGTACTTGTGCGTTACATCGCTGCGCATCCGGAATATAATGAAATCAAAGTCTTTGTGGGGGTAACGCTGATCAACCGCGGTGTCCAGGGACTGGGGTTTAGTGTAGCGGAATACCCCAATGAGAACGCAGGATTTGTTGGTTTCATGCAAAGAATCATCTACCGGATTTATAATCCGGCAGGTTTACACGCTTCGGATAAGCTCGGTTCAAAACCGAAAGTTGTCTGGATCAGCAAAGAGAAGCTGTTCGAGAGATATTTATAA
- a CDS encoding methyltetrahydrofolate cobalamin methyltransferase produces the protein MIIIGEKINGAIPSVAKAIAEKNADFIRNLAKIQTDAGANFIDVCASTDVSLEVETLKWLIDLVQEVTDTPICIDSPNEQAIVAAIPFCKRPGLINSVSGEGNKIDVIFPIIADTKWECVALLNDDSGISKTAEKRLEVFTNIMKRAKEFGIAPSRLHIDPLVEMLCTSEDGINMIVDVMKEIKQQYPAIHITGGCSNVSFNLPARKLVNQAFLVLAMNAGMDSGIIDPTNQDLLGMIFATEALMGQDEYCMEYIGAFREGKFGQKK, from the coding sequence ATGATTATCATTGGCGAAAAGATCAACGGTGCAATTCCATCCGTCGCCAAAGCCATCGCGGAAAAGAATGCAGATTTCATCCGCAACCTGGCCAAAATCCAGACCGATGCCGGAGCCAACTTTATCGACGTCTGCGCATCCACCGATGTCAGCCTCGAAGTCGAGACCCTGAAATGGCTCATCGACCTGGTTCAGGAAGTGACCGATACCCCAATTTGCATCGATAGCCCTAATGAACAGGCCATTGTTGCCGCTATTCCGTTCTGCAAACGCCCGGGACTGATTAACTCCGTATCCGGCGAAGGCAACAAGATCGACGTTATTTTCCCGATCATCGCGGATACCAAATGGGAATGCGTCGCGCTGCTCAATGATGACAGCGGCATCTCCAAGACGGCGGAAAAACGTCTCGAAGTCTTCACCAACATCATGAAACGGGCGAAAGAATTCGGCATTGCTCCGTCCCGTCTCCACATCGACCCGCTGGTTGAAATGCTCTGCACATCCGAAGACGGCATCAACATGATTGTCGACGTCATGAAAGAAATCAAACAGCAATACCCTGCCATTCATATCACCGGCGGCTGCAGCAACGTCTCCTTCAATCTGCCCGCACGGAAGCTCGTCAATCAGGCTTTCCTCGTACTGGCCATGAATGCCGGTATGGACAGCGGCATCATCGACCCGACCAATCAGGACCTCTTAGGTATGATCTTCGCTACCGAAGCGCTGATGGGACAGGACGAATACTGCATGGAATACATCGGTGCCTTCAGAGAAGGCAAATTCGGTCAGAAGAAATAA
- a CDS encoding (2Fe-2S) ferredoxin domain-containing protein, producing the protein MTIGSLLDLKKLRDDYLGHLNKPSNDNTNTSPGSPCEIRVGMGTCGISAGARETYRALKEEIEGKGMNHVRLIPVGCIGCCHAEPTVQVDIAGRKSVLYGHITKDKIVAIIDHLKSGEPNDCLAIPMDFDSI; encoded by the coding sequence ATGACAATCGGTTCTCTTCTGGATCTGAAAAAACTTCGGGATGACTATCTAGGTCACCTTAACAAGCCCAGTAACGATAATACAAACACTTCGCCGGGCAGCCCGTGCGAGATCCGTGTTGGGATGGGGACCTGCGGGATTTCAGCCGGAGCGCGGGAAACCTATCGTGCTTTAAAAGAAGAAATTGAAGGAAAAGGTATGAACCATGTTCGGCTGATCCCTGTCGGTTGTATCGGCTGTTGTCATGCCGAACCCACTGTTCAGGTTGATATTGCCGGGCGAAAGTCTGTTCTCTACGGTCATATCACGAAGGATAAAATCGTTGCCATCATTGATCATCTAAAAAGCGGAGAACCTAACGATTGTCTGGCTATTCCGATGGATTTCGATAGCATTTGA
- the nuoE gene encoding NADH-quinone oxidoreductase subunit NuoE yields MADAAPAAVSADLTTEKFDALEAYIESLPTTRGALIEILHHAQHIFGYLPRDVQLFVARKLGIPAAEVFGVVSFYSYFTTEPKGKHTISVCMGTACFVKGADKILTLLKEKLGIQTNEITKDGLFGLKDVRCIGTCGMAPVMMIDDNVFGRVKAEDIESILETYRQKDQLEKEILI; encoded by the coding sequence ATGGCGGATGCAGCTCCAGCTGCGGTGTCTGCCGATTTAACAACCGAAAAATTTGACGCACTGGAAGCGTATATTGAAAGTTTACCAACAACCCGCGGTGCATTAATTGAAATCCTGCATCATGCACAGCACATTTTTGGATACTTGCCGCGTGATGTTCAGCTCTTTGTCGCCAGGAAACTTGGAATTCCCGCTGCCGAAGTATTTGGTGTCGTTAGTTTTTATTCCTATTTCACTACCGAGCCCAAAGGAAAACATACCATCAGCGTGTGTATGGGAACGGCGTGTTTTGTGAAAGGGGCGGACAAAATATTGACCCTGCTCAAAGAAAAGCTGGGAATCCAAACGAATGAAATTACCAAGGACGGCCTTTTCGGTTTGAAGGATGTCCGGTGCATAGGTACTTGCGGAATGGCTCCGGTGATGATGATCGATGACAACGTGTTCGGGAGGGTCAAAGCAGAGGATATAGAGAGCATTCTTGAAACCTATCGCCAAAAAGATCAGCTGGAAAAGGAGATCCTTATATGA
- a CDS encoding MGDG synthase family glycosyltransferase yields MKILFLPFLQIPTGHHTVADAIIRSISRRIPNAECAKIDFFSYADKLLERAFRLTYLTWIDHSPQTFVWLYKNFVYPTKSTKHFNWYEYKFLDKMNDLLEEEQPDLIVCTQAFPSFLIDRLKNSGITTAPVINVYTDFFINKLWGSSNIDYHFVPDRYIKTQLMEQNHIDPSRIFITGIPIDECFTPRPSLASQSVRPYHILISGGSGGLGDLETLISSLPGKKDRSYIFSLLCGKNKKLYKDVLSLKRPNLKPLSYISSRETINALYDEADAIITKPGGVTISEALHKHLPIFVHSSLPGQEEINKEYLKQRELIYELDLSYPIADQLDLFFGDTNKQSVWQERVNSYLKEIEVTAWQKVMEFAVAQTFKKQPKYKEKRSIISQSSS; encoded by the coding sequence ATGAAAATACTCTTTCTTCCATTCCTGCAAATCCCTACAGGTCATCATACGGTTGCCGATGCTATCATTCGTTCTATTTCAAGAAGAATACCGAATGCGGAATGTGCAAAAATTGACTTCTTTAGTTATGCTGATAAACTTTTGGAGCGCGCTTTTCGTTTGACCTACCTGACTTGGATCGATCATTCGCCCCAAACATTTGTCTGGCTGTATAAAAACTTTGTTTATCCTACAAAATCAACGAAACATTTTAATTGGTATGAATATAAATTTCTTGATAAAATGAACGACTTGCTTGAAGAAGAACAGCCCGACCTTATCGTATGCACCCAAGCCTTTCCGTCTTTTCTTATCGACAGACTGAAAAACTCAGGTATTACCACAGCGCCAGTCATCAACGTCTATACGGATTTCTTTATCAATAAACTATGGGGATCGTCCAACATCGACTATCACTTTGTTCCCGATCGTTATATCAAGACCCAGCTGATGGAACAAAATCATATTGACCCTTCACGCATTTTTATTACAGGTATCCCTATTGATGAATGCTTTACACCCAGGCCGTCGTTAGCCTCACAGTCTGTCCGTCCCTATCATATTTTGATTTCGGGCGGCAGCGGCGGTTTAGGGGATCTGGAAACACTGATATCCAGCCTGCCTGGCAAAAAGGATCGATCGTATATCTTTTCACTGCTCTGCGGGAAAAATAAAAAATTATATAAAGACGTGCTATCGTTAAAACGGCCTAATCTTAAACCATTATCCTATATTTCTTCAAGAGAAACGATCAATGCCTTATATGATGAGGCCGATGCTATCATTACCAAGCCGGGTGGCGTGACAATAAGCGAGGCACTACATAAACATCTGCCCATTTTTGTTCATTCATCACTACCTGGGCAGGAAGAAATCAACAAGGAATATCTCAAACAACGTGAGCTGATATATGAACTCGACTTAAGTTACCCTATCGCCGACCAGTTGGATCTCTTTTTTGGAGATACCAATAAACAGAGTGTATGGCAGGAACGCGTAAACAGCTACCTGAAGGAAATTGAAGTCACCGCCTGGCAGAAAGTGATGGAGTTTGCCGTCGCTCAGACCTTTAAGAAGCAGCCCAAATACAAAGAAAAACGCAGCATTATTTCGCAGAGCTCCAGCTAG
- a CDS encoding corrinoid protein, producing the protein MAKIDEVKAMVEAGKTKLVPGLVQEALDEGSAAKDILQGMVDSMSVVGDKFSTGEIFVPEMLMAAKAMAKGVDVLKPLMAGDSSNSLGTCIIGTVAGDLHDIGKNLVSMMIESAGFTMVDLGVDVPADRWIEAIKENQNVTLVACSGLLTTTMPALKEAVQTIKGSGLPGFKVIVGGAPVTQEFATEIGADGFAPDAGSAAVKAVELVKA; encoded by the coding sequence ATGGCAAAAATCGATGAAGTCAAAGCAATGGTAGAAGCAGGGAAAACAAAACTGGTTCCCGGTCTGGTTCAGGAAGCTCTGGACGAAGGCAGTGCAGCCAAAGACATTCTTCAGGGCATGGTTGATTCCATGAGCGTTGTCGGCGACAAATTCTCCACCGGCGAAATCTTTGTTCCGGAAATGCTGATGGCTGCTAAAGCCATGGCTAAAGGCGTTGACGTCTTAAAACCCTTAATGGCTGGGGACAGCTCCAACTCATTAGGCACCTGCATTATCGGAACCGTCGCAGGCGACCTGCACGATATCGGTAAAAACCTCGTTTCCATGATGATCGAAAGCGCCGGCTTTACCATGGTTGACCTCGGAGTTGATGTCCCGGCAGACAGATGGATCGAAGCCATCAAAGAAAACCAAAACGTCACCTTAGTCGCATGCTCCGGTCTTCTAACCACCACGATGCCTGCGCTGAAGGAAGCTGTACAAACAATCAAAGGCAGCGGACTTCCCGGATTCAAAGTCATCGTCGGCGGCGCGCCTGTGACCCAGGAATTTGCTACGGAAATCGGTGCAGACGGATTTGCCCCGGATGCCGGAAGTGCTGCTGTTAAAGCGGTTGAATTAGTTAAAGCATAA